A portion of the Leptospira noumeaensis genome contains these proteins:
- a CDS encoding FAD-binding oxidoreductase, giving the protein MLTPQINLFKKSNPILAQVLANTRLTPEPGKGKRPAKEGDSAVHRITIAVDHNTYPYMIGQSAGIIPPGVDPEKQAKGSADPSYTIRLYSIASPSFSFGQTKDNIEFVVKRDNVYDENGNLVHKGVCSNYLCDLKPGDTVTMTGPAGKKFLLPQVDYSGDIFFFATGTGISPFFGMVEELLVQKLISFQGNVWLVYGAPYSDEIVLRDYFEDMAKNHPNFHFITAISREEKNSFDGGKMYITHRAKENAESIKNAVNGNGKFYICGGPKGMEKGVIQEIMSACGTDLSYDEFKKHLEEKEQLFVETY; this is encoded by the coding sequence TTGCTTACCCCTCAGATCAATCTGTTTAAAAAATCCAATCCCATCTTAGCCCAAGTTTTGGCCAACACCCGTTTGACTCCCGAACCAGGAAAAGGCAAACGTCCCGCAAAGGAAGGGGATTCTGCAGTACACCGGATCACAATTGCCGTAGACCACAATACTTACCCTTACATGATCGGGCAAAGTGCGGGAATCATTCCTCCAGGTGTAGACCCAGAAAAACAAGCCAAAGGATCAGCTGATCCGTCGTATACCATCCGTTTGTATTCCATCGCCTCACCCTCGTTTAGTTTTGGTCAGACCAAGGATAATATTGAATTTGTAGTCAAAAGAGACAATGTGTACGACGAAAATGGAAACCTAGTTCACAAAGGTGTTTGTTCCAATTACCTTTGTGATTTGAAACCAGGTGATACGGTTACCATGACAGGGCCCGCTGGAAAAAAATTCCTTTTACCCCAAGTGGATTACTCAGGAGATATTTTCTTTTTTGCAACAGGAACAGGGATCAGTCCCTTTTTTGGAATGGTGGAAGAATTACTCGTCCAAAAACTAATTTCCTTCCAAGGAAATGTTTGGTTGGTTTACGGCGCACCATATTCAGATGAAATTGTCCTTCGTGATTATTTCGAAGATATGGCAAAAAACCATCCCAACTTTCACTTTATAACGGCCATTAGTCGAGAAGAAAAAAACTCTTTTGATGGCGGAAAGATGTACATCACACACCGTGCAAAAGAAAATGCAGAATCCATTAAAAATGCTGTCAATGGAAACGGTAAGTTTTATATTTGTGGCGGCCCGAAGGGAATGGAAAAAGGAGTCATTCAAGAAATCATGTCTGCTTGCGGAACTGATCTTTCGTATGATGAATTCAAAAAACACCTAGAGGAAAAAGAACAACTTTTTGTAGAGACGTACTAA
- a CDS encoding transcriptional coactivator p15/PC4 family protein codes for MAKTGIIRDIDKGRGEVIRVEISEYKGQTFFNIRVWYTDPNGELKPTQKGIAIAPALVGDLKEAIEEAERWLA; via the coding sequence ATGGCAAAAACAGGAATCATTCGAGACATTGACAAAGGTAGAGGAGAGGTAATCCGCGTGGAAATCTCCGAATACAAAGGCCAAACTTTTTTTAATATTCGCGTTTGGTATACCGATCCGAATGGGGAATTAAAACCTACTCAAAAAGGAATCGCCATTGCGCCCGCACTCGTTGGTGACTTAAAAGAAGCCATCGAAGAAGCAGAACGTTGGTTGGCTTAA
- a CDS encoding anti-sigma factor antagonist (This anti-anti-sigma factor, or anti-sigma factor antagonist, belongs to a family that includes characterized members SpoIIAA, RsbV, RsfA, and RsfB.): protein MFVDAKLEYPIIQENEIQETHLLLRFRTPANPNTDDRKPLVIGLTIDKSWSMKGEKMEAVIDASCALVNWLTRNDAVSIVAYSADVQIVLPVTHLTEKISVTDKIRNIQVATSTNLSGGWLSALKNLNQSKIPNAYKRVLLLTDGNPTSGIKEKEALVKIAADHLALGISTTTIGVGNDFNEEMLVEIAKAGGGNFHYIDNPEKASDIFFDEFGDIGALYAQAIDVELQFAPGVRLKQVLSETSHQIAEEFDEFLGDSKTVSRQKINLQLGDLRADDIRNLVLRLEIDDRLNQSELPFCEVNVSYYNLLQQNALESVKDFFAFPKGKNRGKQDPDVLVEILITNATSGIREISDLIKQGHSEDAKALLFGLIHDIKENLHFAPNALGSVLGRLQLLESKITTKSDDLSKHLFMNSQILMKGPEKLDLKDLKLHDEIFEYRTNGDIDLYKCPEIKLLIEQKLSEGFRYIVFDFANTSHIDSSAIGMVIQIVGWLRRRGGELVVANIHDSVKKIFEITRLYNHIRVAENVSSAKDILQRIIYANEGDKKPS, encoded by the coding sequence TCCTGCCAACCCAAATACCGATGATCGTAAACCTTTGGTCATTGGTCTAACCATCGATAAAAGTTGGTCAATGAAGGGTGAAAAAATGGAAGCAGTGATTGATGCTTCATGTGCCCTTGTGAATTGGCTCACAAGAAATGATGCCGTTTCGATTGTGGCTTATTCTGCAGATGTACAAATTGTTCTACCTGTCACTCACCTAACAGAAAAAATCTCTGTGACTGATAAAATTCGTAATATCCAAGTTGCTACTTCTACAAATTTAAGCGGGGGATGGCTTTCTGCTTTAAAAAATCTTAACCAATCTAAAATTCCCAATGCATACAAACGAGTTTTATTACTTACCGATGGAAATCCTACTTCAGGAATTAAAGAAAAAGAAGCACTCGTAAAGATAGCGGCAGACCATTTGGCCTTAGGAATTTCTACGACAACGATTGGAGTGGGAAACGATTTTAATGAAGAAATGTTGGTGGAGATTGCAAAAGCCGGCGGCGGAAATTTTCATTATATCGACAATCCTGAAAAAGCATCCGACATTTTCTTTGATGAATTTGGAGACATCGGTGCTTTGTATGCACAGGCAATCGATGTGGAGTTACAATTTGCTCCCGGTGTTCGATTGAAACAGGTTTTATCAGAAACATCCCACCAAATTGCAGAGGAATTTGATGAATTTTTAGGTGATTCCAAAACAGTTTCGAGGCAAAAAATCAATTTGCAGTTAGGTGACCTCAGAGCCGACGACATTCGTAATTTAGTATTGCGTTTGGAAATAGATGATCGATTGAACCAATCAGAATTGCCTTTTTGTGAAGTGAATGTATCTTATTATAATTTATTACAACAAAATGCTTTGGAATCCGTAAAAGATTTTTTTGCGTTTCCTAAAGGCAAAAATCGTGGCAAACAAGATCCAGATGTTCTCGTTGAAATTTTGATTACAAATGCAACCAGTGGGATTAGAGAAATTTCGGATTTAATCAAACAAGGCCATAGTGAAGACGCCAAAGCTTTGTTATTTGGACTGATCCATGATATAAAAGAAAATTTACATTTTGCTCCCAATGCCCTGGGATCTGTACTTGGTCGTTTGCAATTACTGGAATCTAAAATTACCACTAAGTCCGATGATCTTTCTAAACATCTATTTATGAATTCACAAATTTTGATGAAAGGCCCTGAAAAGTTGGATTTAAAAGATCTAAAACTTCATGATGAAATATTTGAATACCGCACGAATGGGGATATTGATTTGTATAAATGTCCGGAAATTAAACTTTTAATAGAACAGAAACTTTCAGAAGGATTCAGATATATTGTTTTTGATTTTGCCAACACTTCACATATTGATTCTTCAGCGATTGGAATGGTGATTCAGATTGTAGGTTGGTTACGAAGACGGGGTGGTGAACTTGTGGTTGCCAACATTCATGATTCCGTAAAAAAGATTTTTGAAATCACTCGGTTGTACAACCACATCCGTGTAGCAGAAAATGTTTCCTCTGCCAAAGATATTTTGCAGAGGATTATTTATGCAAACGAAGGAGATAAAAAACCTAGTTAG